The genome window ATAAGCTGGTGAAGCAGGACAAGGTCGACTTCGTCACCGGGTTCATCTGGTCGCACGTTCTGCTGGCGTCGTCCAAGTCTGTCCTGGACAGCGGCACGTTCCTGATCAGCGCCAATGCGGGCCCGTCCCAGCTGGCCGGCCGGGGCTGCCATGAGAATTTCTTCTCCGTTTCCTGGCAGAATGACCAGACGCCGATGGCGCTGGGTGAAGCCTTGAATGCCAATGGCGTCAATTCCGTCTACATCATGGCGCCGAACTATGCCGCCGGTAAGGACATGGTCGCCGGCGTTGAGCGCACCTTCAAAGGCGAAATCAAGGGCAAGGACCTGACGAAATGGGGTGCCGACGCGCAGCTCGATTTCTCGGCGGAACTGGCCAAGGCGAAGGCTTCGGGCGCCGAAGCGATCTGGGTCTTCTACCCGGGCAAGGCGGGTGGTGCCTTCATTCAGCAGTACACCCAGGCCGGTCTGCAGGACACCCTGCCGCTCTACTCGGTCTTCACGGTGGACGCCCTTTCGCTGCCGCGTCTGAAGGACGCCGGTCTGACGGGCGTGCTGGGCAGCCGCGCGACGCAGCATTGGTCGCCGGATCTGGACAATGACGCGAACAAGAAGTTCGTGGGCGATTTCCTGGCGAAGCACGGTACCTACCCGTCCTTCTACGCCCAGCAGGCCTACGATGCGATGATGCTGATCAAGTCGGCGGTTGATGCCGTTGGCGGCGATCTGTCCGACAAGGACGCGGTGCGTGCGGCGATGGCCAAGGCCGATTTCGCCTCGACCCGCGGCAGCTTCAAGTTCGGTAACAACCACTTCCCGATCCAGAACTTCTACCTGCGTGAAGCGGTTGAAGATTCGGAAGGGCGCTGGACGACGAAGGTCGTTTCGACGGTGTACGAGGATCACCAGGATCCGCACGCCGCCGATTGCGGTATGTAATCGCGCAGAAGTTTCCGGCGGGGCGGGCCATGGACGGTCCGCCCCGCTGTTTTTCCCCACAAGAAGTCGGGCACGATCCGTGGGGACGGTTTTTTTGGGATACGGGATAGTGCCTCGACCGGTCCGGCTCACGCGGGCCGGATCGATGGGGCGGGGATGAGTGAATGGATACGGCGCTCCTCATCACGCAGTTGCTCAACGGTTTGCAACTCGGCGTGTTGTTGTTCCTGCTGGCGGCGGGACTGACCCTGATCTTCGGGATCATGGACTTCATCAATCTGGCGCATGGCTCCTTCTACATGGTCGGCGCCTATATCTGCGGGACCCTGGTCGCGTTGCTGGACAGCTTCGTTCTGGGGGTGCTTCTGGCGATTCCGCTGACCCTGGCAGTGGGCTACGTCGCGGAACTGATCGTCGCGCGAACGCTTTATGCTCGCGACCACCTCGACCATGTTCTGGCGACCTTCGGCCTGATCCTCATCTTCGACACGGTGGTGCATCTGTTCTGGGGCGCCGAGGGCATGGCGATTCCGCTGCCCGACTGGCTGAACGGACAGATCGCCCTCAGCGAGACAATTCTGGTCCCGACCTACCGGGTTGCCATCATTCTTGTTGGCCTTGCGGTCGCCCTCGGCCTTTACGTTTTGGTGACCCGCACGCGGATCGGGATGCTGATCCGGGCAGGGGCATCCAACCGCACCATGGTTCAGGCGCTCGGCGTCGACATCAAGCGGCTGTTCTCGCTGGTCTTCGCGGCCGGCGCAGCCATCGCCGGCCTGGCCGGGATGATGGTCTCCCCAATCACCGAGGCATCGATCGGGATGGGCAATGACATCATCATCGTCGCCTTCGTCGTGATCATCATCGGCGGCATCGGTTCCGTTAAAGGGGCCTTCGTCGGTGCGCTGATCGTCGGCATGATCGAAACGATGGGCCGATCCTATCTGGACCAGCTGATGAAACTCTTCATGTCGGATCAGAATGCCGAAACCGCGGCACCTGCGGTTTCCGCCATGCTGATCTACATCCTGATGGCGGTGATTCTGGCGGTGCGCCCGCAGGGTCTGTTCCCGCCCCGCGTACGTTGAGCGGAAGCGAAAGGACGACAACGATGAACGCTTCCGACATTCTCACCCCCAAGGGTCTGATCGCGGTTCTGATCGTGGTGCTGCTGGGTGTCATGCCCATCCTCACGAACATCACGGACCAGGCCTTCTACCTTGATATCGCCACCCGAATTCTGATCCTCGCGATCGCCGCGGTCAGCCTGAACCTGATCCTCGGCTATGGCGGGATGGTCAGCTTCGGTCATGCGGCCTTCATCGGGATCGGCGCCTATGCCGTCGGTATTCCGATCTACTACGATCTGTATTCGGGCTGGCTGCACTTCCCGCTGGCAATCGCCGTAAGCGCCCTCTATGCGCTGATCACCGGCGCGATCAGCCTGCGCACGAAGGGCGTGCACTTCATCATGATCACCATGGCCTTCTCGCAGATGGTCTTCTTCCTGTTCATCTCTCTGGAGGAGTATGGCGGAGACGACGGTCTGCTGATCTGGTCCGACAGCGAATTCGTCGATGGCCTGGATGTCGACGATCCGACGACCTTCTATTACCTGTGCTTCATTTCGCTGATGGGGGTGCTCTACCTGGTGCATCGCATCGTCAATTCGCGCTTCGGCCGGGTCATTCGGGGCTCGATGTCGAACGACAAGCGGATGAAGGCGCTGGGCTATCCGACCTACGGCTACAAGCTGACGGCCTATGTCATCTCCGGTGCGATCTGCGGTTACGCGGGCGCGCTGATGGGGAACTTCACCAATTTCATCAGCCCGGAGATGATGGGATGGACCCGGTCCGGTGAGTTGATCTTCATGGTCGTTCTCGGCGGCTCTGGAAGCGTCATGGGCCCGATCTATGGCGTGCTGTCCTTCCTGCTTCTGGAGGAGTTCCTGCCCGACATCATGGATCTGTTCGCCGATGGCGCCGGTATCTACTGGCACCTGCCATTCGGCATTCTGCTTGTGCTGATCGTTCTGTTCGTGCGCGGCGGGATCAACGGGCTTCTCGACAGGTGGAACCGATAATGACGACACTTCTCGAAGTACGCGACCTGCAGAAGAGCTTCGGCGGGGTACATGCAACCAAGAACGTGTCCCTCGATGTGCTGGAAGGTGAGGTTCATGCCGTCATCGGCCCGAACGGTGCCGGCAAGACGACCCTGATCTCCCAGCTCTGCGGCGAGCAGATGCCGGATTCCGGACGTGTCCGGTTCGCCGGCAAGGACATCACCCGTGCCTCCGGCCCGGCGCGTGCGCATATGGGCATCGCCCGGTCGTTTCAGATCACGACCGTTTTCCAGGACATGACCCTGCTGGAAAACGTCTCGGTCTCTGTTCAGGCGCATGACGGTCATTCCTTCCGGTTCTGGGCCAATGCCGGCCGCGACGAGGCCCTGAATGCCAAGGCGATGACCTACCTGAAGGAAGTCGGGCTGCAGGATAAGGCGCATGTTCTTTCGCGTGAGGTTTCACACGGCGAACACCGTCAGCTCGAAATCGCCATGGCGCTGGCGACCGAACCCAAGATGCTGCTGCTGGACGAGCCGATGGCCGGCATGGGAACGGAGGAAAGCCAGCGCATGATCGAGATCCTGAAGCGGTTCAAGGGACATAAGACGATGCTGCTGGTCGAACACGACATGGATGCGGTCTTTGCCCTGGCCGACCGGATTTCCGTTCTGGTTTATGGCGAAGTCATCGCCACCGATACGCCGGAAGCGATCCGCGACAATGAGGCCGTCCGCCAGGCCTATCTGGGCGAGGAGGCTGCCTGATCATGTTGAGCGTTTCGGGACTGAAGACTTATTACGGCAACAGCCAGGCCCTGTTCGGCATGTCGCTGGAGGTGAAGGCTGGCGAGGTCGCCACGCTGATGGGCCGCAACGGCATGGGCAAGACGACCACTGTCCATTCCATCATGGGGATCGTGCCGGCGAATTCCGGGGACATCCATTTTGAAGGGGAGGCCATTCGCGGGCTCGCCCCTTACGCCGTCGCGCGGCGGGGGATCGGCCTGGTTCCGGAAGGGCGCCAGATTTTCCCCAACCTGACGGCCCATGAAAACCTGATCGCCACCGCCGCGAACTGGGGCGGCCGATCCGATCCGTGGACGGCGGAACGTGTCTACGACCTTTTCCCGGGCCTCGCGGAGCGGCGCGGCAGCATGGGGAACCTGCTGTCCGGCGGGGAACAGCAGATGCTGGCGGTCGGTCGGGCGCTGATGACCAATCCGAAAATGCTGATTCTCGACGAGGCGACGGAAGGACTTGCGCCGCTGATCCGTGACGAGATCTGGCGCAGCCTGGAAGCCTTGAAGTCGGAAGGCCTCTCCATTCTTGTGATCGACAAGAATGTGAAGGACCTCGCCCGGATCGCCGACCGGCATCACATCGTCGAAAAGGGCAAGGTTGTCTGGACCGGCAACAGCAACGCGCTGCTGGCCGACGAGGAACTGATGCATCGCTATATGGGCGTGTAAGCCCCAATCATTGAGTTGAGGGCGAAAGCCCTGCCGCCTCACCAAGACCCCCTCTCCATCAGGAGAGGGGGCTTGGTCTTTATGTATCGATTCAGCGGGGTGCGAGAATCCCTCAGGACCGGCGTCTATGTCGTTGTTCCGGAATCAAAAGTTGCAATGACCGTTATTGCTCGTCGACCGGCGACGGGTGCGACAGGCGGCCTTGCCAGCGCTGCTGCGGCGGCTATAGTGCGGGCAACGAACTCGGCATCAATCCGGCGGATCGGGCGGCATGGCCTTTACGATCGACATCATCGGGATTATCTGCGGCTGTCGCGCGCGCGGCGGCCGTTGGCGGTGCTGATCCGGAACCCCGGACATAGAACAGCGACACCATCGACCCCGCGGCAGGCACGACCCTACCGCGGGTTTTCAGTTTTGCAGCAGATTGAGAGCGGATACCGGCCATGGACCTGATGATCTACGATACCAGCAGACGACAGAAGATTTCCTTCGAACCCCGTGTGCCGGGGAAGGTCGGTCTCTATGTCTGTGGCCCGACGGTCTATGACCGGATTCATATCGGCAATGCCCGTCCCATTGTCGTCTTCGATGTCTTTGCACGCCTGTTGCGGACGCTCTATGACGAGGTGACTTATGTCCGAAACATCACCGATATCGACGACAAGATTAACGCCCGCGCGAAGGAGCGCGGCATCGATATCCGCGACCTGACGGAAACGACGGTCGCGCGGTTCCGCGAAGACTGCGCGGAACTGAAATGCGCGCCGCCGGATGTTGAACCGCGCGCAACCGAGACAATTCCGGAAATGGTCGCCCATATCGAGCGTCTGATCGAAAACGGACATGCCTATGCGCTGGACGACGGTCATGTGCTGTTCCACGTTCCGTCCTGGCCGGATTACGGCAGGTTTGCCAACAAGGACCGCGACGAACAGATATCCGGCGCCCGGGTCGACGTCGCCAGTTACAAGAAGGATCCGGCGGATTTCGTGCTGTGGAAACCATCCGATGCCGAGACCCCAGGCTGGCCAAGCCCCTGGTGTGAGAAGGGGCGTCCCGGCTGGCATATCGAATGTTCCGCCATGTCCGAGAAGTATCTCGGCCCGGATTTCGACATCCATGGCGGGGGGATCGATCTGGTCTTCCCGCACCATCAGAACGAAATCGCCCAGAGCTGCTGCGCCCATCCGCATGATGCGCAGCAGGACCGCTTTGCCCGCCACTGGATGCATAACGGCTATCTGATGAGTGAAGGCGAGAAGATGTCGAAGAGTCTCGGCAACTTCTACACGGTCGCTGAACTTCTGGAGGAGTTTCCCGGCGAGGCGTTGCGCCTGGTGATTCTGCAGGCCCACTATCGTCAGCCGCTGGATTTCTCGAAGGACAAATGCCGGGAAGCCAAGGCGGCGCTGGACCGACTGTACCGCCTGAAGCAGACGGCGCTGGAAACCGGGGCACGTCCGGCGCGGGACGATGCCGTGCATGCGGCGCTGATGGACGACATGAATACACCGCTTGCCCTGGCAAAGCTGCATGAACTGACCGATACGGTCACGGATGCGTCGGGGGCGGCGCGTTTCCTGGGGGCGCTTGATCTGCTGGGCATCGCTGTGGGCGATCCGGAAACCTGGTTCAAGGGCGGGTCGGACGGTCCGTCGGCCGAGGAAGTCGAAGGCCTGATCGAAGCCAGAAAGGCCGCCAAGGCATCGAAGGACTTCGCCGAGGCGGACCGGATCCGTGACGATCTGAAGGAACGCGGCGTCGTGCTGGAAGACAAGCCCGGCGGCGTCACCGAATGGCGGCGAGCATGACCCCGCTTTCGAGTTAGTGGGGGAACTGGAATGAGGCGAGTTTTATGAGCGAGCGCATCTATCTGTTCGACACGACCCTGCGGGACGGGGCGCAGACCCAGGGGGTGGATTTTTCCGTCGCCGACAAGGTCGCGATCGCCCAGGCGCTGGATCGTATCGGCATCGACTATGTCGAAGGCGGTTGGCCGGGGGCCAATCCGACGGATGATGCCTTCTTCACCGACCCGCCGGATCTTCACACCGCCAAACTGGTCGCCTTCGGCATGACGCGACGGCCCGGACGGTCGGCGGAGAATGACCCCGGCCTCGCGCCCCTTCTGAATTCGAAGGCCCAGGCGATGTGCCTGGTCGGCAAGAGCTGGGATTTCCATGTCGATGTCGCGCTGGAAATTCCGCATGAGGAAAACGTCGCGATGATCGCCGATTCGATCCGCCTTGCCGGACAGCGCAAGTCGGAGGCGATGTACGATGCCGAGCATTTCTTCGACGGCTGGAAGGCCAACAGGGACTTCACCCTGTCCTGTGTCATGGCGGCATATGAGGCCGGGGCACGCTGGATCGTGCTGTGTGACACCAATGGCGGAACCCTGCCGCATGAAGTCGACGCCATCGTGCGTGAGGTGGCCGAGCATATCCCCGGTGACCGCCTTGGCATTCACGCCCATAACGACACGGAAAACGCCGTCGCCAATTCCCTGGCTGCGATCCGCGCTGGAGTGCGTCAGGTTCAGGGCACGATCAACGGGTTGGGGGAGCGCTGCGGCAATGCCAATATCTGCTCGTTGATCCCGTCCCTGATGTTGAAGATGGGGTTCGAGACCGGCGTTTCGCATGACGGATTGAAGGAACTGACCCATCTGTCGCGCCTGCTGGACGAACGGCTGGAACGCCCGTCCAATCGTCATCAGGCCTATGTCGGGGAGGCGGCCTTTACCCACAAGGGCGGGCTTCATGTCTCTGCCGTCGCCAAGGATCCTAGAACCTACGAACACATCCCCCCGGAGACGGTTGGAAACCGCCGGCACATTGTGGTCTCCGATCAGGCCGGACGGTCCAACGTTCTGGCCCGGCTGGAGGAAAGCGGCATCGAGATGGAAGAAGCCGCGCTGCGCCGCCTGTTGGAGGATGTGAAGGACCGGGAGTTCCAGGGCTATGCCTATGACGGGGCCGAGGCCAGTTTCGAACTGCTGGCGCATCACGCCAAGGGCGATGTTCCGGACTATTTCGACATCAGCCGCTTCCGTGTCATGGACGAACGTCGCCACAACGCGGTCGGTAAGCTGATCACCGAATCCGAGGCGACGGTGCAGGTCGAAGTCCAGGGCCGCCAGGTCATGCGTGTCGCCATGGGCAACGGGCCGGTCAATGCGCTTGATACGGCTCTGCGGGAAGCGGTGCTGGAAATCTATCCCGACCTGAAGGACATGCAGCTTGTCGACTACAAGGTCCGCATCTTGCCGCCGCCCAAAGGGTCGACCGGGACGGATGCCGTGACGCGCGTGACCATCGAGAGCGAGGACGAACAGGGACACCGCTGGACCACGGTCGGCGTCTCGGCGAACATTATCGACGCCTCCGTCATCGCCCTCTACGATGCCTATGCCTACAAACTGATGCGGGACGGCATTCGATGAAGCTTCCGGGCCGGAACGAACGTCAGGCACTCGGCCGGCGCATAGTCGACACCTGTCTGGCCATGAACGCTTCGGGCATCAACCAAGGCAAGTCCGGCAATGTCTCCGCGCGCTTCGGCGACGCGATGCTGGTGACGCCGTCCGGTGTTTCCTATGACGCGCTGAAGCCGATGGATGTTGTCCTGCTGGGGCTCGACGGCACACCGGTCGAGGACGGGCAGCTTCTGCCGTCCAGCGAATGGCGCATGCATGCCGACATCTACCGTGCCCGTCCGGAGGCGCAGGCTGTGGTCCATGCCCATCCGACCTTCTGCACGGCGCTGGCCTGCCAGCGGATCGGCATCCCGGCCTTCCACTATATGGTCGCGGTTGCGGGCGGGACGGACATCCGCTGTTCCGACTATGCCACCTTCGGCACGCAGGCGCTTTCCGATACGATGGTCGCCGCACTGCGCGACCGGAAGGCCTGCATCCTGGCGAACCACGGCATGATCTGTTTCGAAACGACGCTTGAGAAGGCCCTGGGCCTTGCCATTGAGGTCGAAGGTCTGGCCCGCCAGTATCACCACGCACGGCAACTCGGCGAGCCGGTAATCCTGAGCGATGTCGAGATGGCCGAGGTGCTGGAGAAGTTCAAGACATACGGCAAGCAGCCGGGGAAGGCATAGGCGATGGAAATCGACGGCAAACCCTATCGCACCATCTGGGTCGAGGAACCGCGCAAATCGGTCGGGGTGATCGACCAGACAAAGTTGCCGCATCGGTTCGAGACGCTGACCCTGACCTCTCTGGAAGAGGCGGCGGTGGCGATCGAGGACATGATCGTGCGCGGGGCGCCGC of Alphaproteobacteria bacterium contains these proteins:
- a CDS encoding ABC transporter substrate-binding protein, whose translation is MKKTLLGAALGAVMMAAPAFGASHGEPVKIGFVTTLTTPAAVIGNDMKNAFDLALEHIGGEMGGRKVEVIYEDDGFKPEIGKQAADKLVKQDKVDFVTGFIWSHVLLASSKSVLDSGTFLISANAGPSQLAGRGCHENFFSVSWQNDQTPMALGEALNANGVNSVYIMAPNYAAGKDMVAGVERTFKGEIKGKDLTKWGADAQLDFSAELAKAKASGAEAIWVFYPGKAGGAFIQQYTQAGLQDTLPLYSVFTVDALSLPRLKDAGLTGVLGSRATQHWSPDLDNDANKKFVGDFLAKHGTYPSFYAQQAYDAMMLIKSAVDAVGGDLSDKDAVRAAMAKADFASTRGSFKFGNNHFPIQNFYLREAVEDSEGRWTTKVVSTVYEDHQDPHAADCGM
- a CDS encoding branched-chain amino acid ABC transporter permease yields the protein MDTALLITQLLNGLQLGVLLFLLAAGLTLIFGIMDFINLAHGSFYMVGAYICGTLVALLDSFVLGVLLAIPLTLAVGYVAELIVARTLYARDHLDHVLATFGLILIFDTVVHLFWGAEGMAIPLPDWLNGQIALSETILVPTYRVAIILVGLAVALGLYVLVTRTRIGMLIRAGASNRTMVQALGVDIKRLFSLVFAAGAAIAGLAGMMVSPITEASIGMGNDIIIVAFVVIIIGGIGSVKGAFVGALIVGMIETMGRSYLDQLMKLFMSDQNAETAAPAVSAMLIYILMAVILAVRPQGLFPPRVR
- a CDS encoding branched-chain amino acid ABC transporter permease; its protein translation is MNASDILTPKGLIAVLIVVLLGVMPILTNITDQAFYLDIATRILILAIAAVSLNLILGYGGMVSFGHAAFIGIGAYAVGIPIYYDLYSGWLHFPLAIAVSALYALITGAISLRTKGVHFIMITMAFSQMVFFLFISLEEYGGDDGLLIWSDSEFVDGLDVDDPTTFYYLCFISLMGVLYLVHRIVNSRFGRVIRGSMSNDKRMKALGYPTYGYKLTAYVISGAICGYAGALMGNFTNFISPEMMGWTRSGELIFMVVLGGSGSVMGPIYGVLSFLLLEEFLPDIMDLFADGAGIYWHLPFGILLVLIVLFVRGGINGLLDRWNR
- a CDS encoding ABC transporter ATP-binding protein: MTTLLEVRDLQKSFGGVHATKNVSLDVLEGEVHAVIGPNGAGKTTLISQLCGEQMPDSGRVRFAGKDITRASGPARAHMGIARSFQITTVFQDMTLLENVSVSVQAHDGHSFRFWANAGRDEALNAKAMTYLKEVGLQDKAHVLSREVSHGEHRQLEIAMALATEPKMLLLDEPMAGMGTEESQRMIEILKRFKGHKTMLLVEHDMDAVFALADRISVLVYGEVIATDTPEAIRDNEAVRQAYLGEEAA
- a CDS encoding ABC transporter ATP-binding protein; its protein translation is MLSVSGLKTYYGNSQALFGMSLEVKAGEVATLMGRNGMGKTTTVHSIMGIVPANSGDIHFEGEAIRGLAPYAVARRGIGLVPEGRQIFPNLTAHENLIATAANWGGRSDPWTAERVYDLFPGLAERRGSMGNLLSGGEQQMLAVGRALMTNPKMLILDEATEGLAPLIRDEIWRSLEALKSEGLSILVIDKNVKDLARIADRHHIVEKGKVVWTGNSNALLADEELMHRYMGV
- the cysS gene encoding cysteine--tRNA ligase — encoded protein: MDLMIYDTSRRQKISFEPRVPGKVGLYVCGPTVYDRIHIGNARPIVVFDVFARLLRTLYDEVTYVRNITDIDDKINARAKERGIDIRDLTETTVARFREDCAELKCAPPDVEPRATETIPEMVAHIERLIENGHAYALDDGHVLFHVPSWPDYGRFANKDRDEQISGARVDVASYKKDPADFVLWKPSDAETPGWPSPWCEKGRPGWHIECSAMSEKYLGPDFDIHGGGIDLVFPHHQNEIAQSCCAHPHDAQQDRFARHWMHNGYLMSEGEKMSKSLGNFYTVAELLEEFPGEALRLVILQAHYRQPLDFSKDKCREAKAALDRLYRLKQTALETGARPARDDAVHAALMDDMNTPLALAKLHELTDTVTDASGAARFLGALDLLGIAVGDPETWFKGGSDGPSAEEVEGLIEARKAAKASKDFAEADRIRDDLKERGVVLEDKPGGVTEWRRA
- the cimA gene encoding citramalate synthase, with the protein product MSERIYLFDTTLRDGAQTQGVDFSVADKVAIAQALDRIGIDYVEGGWPGANPTDDAFFTDPPDLHTAKLVAFGMTRRPGRSAENDPGLAPLLNSKAQAMCLVGKSWDFHVDVALEIPHEENVAMIADSIRLAGQRKSEAMYDAEHFFDGWKANRDFTLSCVMAAYEAGARWIVLCDTNGGTLPHEVDAIVREVAEHIPGDRLGIHAHNDTENAVANSLAAIRAGVRQVQGTINGLGERCGNANICSLIPSLMLKMGFETGVSHDGLKELTHLSRLLDERLERPSNRHQAYVGEAAFTHKGGLHVSAVAKDPRTYEHIPPETVGNRRHIVVSDQAGRSNVLARLEESGIEMEEAALRRLLEDVKDREFQGYAYDGAEASFELLAHHAKGDVPDYFDISRFRVMDERRHNAVGKLITESEATVQVEVQGRQVMRVAMGNGPVNALDTALREAVLEIYPDLKDMQLVDYKVRILPPPKGSTGTDAVTRVTIESEDEQGHRWTTVGVSANIIDASVIALYDAYAYKLMRDGIR
- a CDS encoding class II aldolase/adducin family protein, which gives rise to MKLPGRNERQALGRRIVDTCLAMNASGINQGKSGNVSARFGDAMLVTPSGVSYDALKPMDVVLLGLDGTPVEDGQLLPSSEWRMHADIYRARPEAQAVVHAHPTFCTALACQRIGIPAFHYMVAVAGGTDIRCSDYATFGTQALSDTMVAALRDRKACILANHGMICFETTLEKALGLAIEVEGLARQYHHARQLGEPVILSDVEMAEVLEKFKTYGKQPGKA